The Microbulbifer hydrolyticus genome has a segment encoding these proteins:
- a CDS encoding type I secretion system permease/ATPase produces the protein MEDPRSEKAEYTSWVHAILTVAQHYRLEFSEENIRIASRWGQQESAESVVRSMARQAGLVARFTEFDRTMLSPWRLPLVVQLRDGQVGVIETTDGKGHLSVSFSGDRGAPTRLNVESLVSHIISVVVLRPAHNVADARVDDYVKPPQKHWFRSIILRDLKPYGHVMIATTVANILALAGILFSKQVYDRVIPAESTPTLYVLFSGVLVAVLFDFLMRINRIRVTDLLGKRADIRVSDLVYGHAVRLRNSAKPKSTGAFISQIRELDRVREMVTSTTILAMADMPFFFLFFAFLWYVAGPLALIPLAALVLLIVPGLLAQRKLAQLAGESIRESSLRNAMLVETVQGMEDIKSMQAEQRFQQQWNHYNAVTAESNLRLRGLIGRLVTWTHNVQSSVFAFIVLFGAPMVMAGDMTTGSLVAASILGSRMMAPMSQITQVLSRWQQAKYALKGLDNIMQLPVDHAEGSKRVHLSSISGNYQLRQASFKYGADCEIPALSVEKLEIHAGEKIAILGRNGAGKSTLLQALSGMLEPASGEVILDGVSLAHIDPADVRRDIGLLTQNANLFHGTLRENVTLGAPGATDKEIIAALDMSGALEFIRKLPKGMDHVVLEGGLGLSGGQRQSLLLARLFIRNPSIVLLDEPTASLDDLTEKRFISKLEQWLVGRTLIIATHRTSTLKLADRILVIDSGKLLLDEPKEAALQTLSRGTAQQSQEQGVEKLADSEQVS, from the coding sequence ATGGAAGACCCCCGAAGTGAGAAAGCGGAATATACGTCCTGGGTGCATGCCATCCTGACCGTTGCGCAGCACTATCGGCTGGAATTTTCTGAGGAAAATATTCGAATCGCCTCCCGTTGGGGGCAGCAGGAATCGGCCGAAAGTGTTGTGCGGAGTATGGCGCGGCAGGCGGGCCTGGTGGCGAGGTTTACAGAGTTCGACCGGACGATGCTGAGCCCGTGGCGCTTGCCCCTGGTTGTACAGCTGCGGGATGGCCAGGTCGGGGTGATTGAAACCACGGATGGAAAAGGGCACCTCTCGGTGTCGTTTAGTGGTGACCGCGGTGCCCCAACACGTCTCAATGTAGAGTCACTTGTTTCCCATATCATCTCGGTAGTGGTTCTGCGGCCCGCACACAATGTGGCCGATGCGCGGGTTGACGATTATGTAAAGCCGCCGCAAAAACACTGGTTCCGGTCAATTATCCTGAGAGACCTGAAGCCCTACGGGCATGTCATGATTGCCACGACTGTGGCCAATATCCTGGCTCTCGCCGGGATACTCTTTTCCAAGCAGGTATACGACCGGGTAATACCTGCTGAATCCACACCGACCCTCTATGTTCTTTTCAGTGGTGTGCTTGTTGCCGTTCTCTTCGATTTCCTGATGCGAATAAACCGCATACGGGTAACCGATCTCCTCGGGAAGCGTGCGGATATCCGCGTGTCTGACCTCGTATACGGGCACGCGGTACGGCTGCGCAATAGCGCCAAGCCAAAATCAACCGGCGCATTTATTTCCCAGATTCGCGAGTTGGATAGGGTTCGCGAGATGGTGACGTCCACCACCATCCTGGCAATGGCGGATATGCCATTCTTTTTCCTGTTTTTCGCCTTTTTATGGTATGTGGCGGGGCCACTTGCACTAATCCCGCTGGCAGCACTGGTATTACTGATAGTACCGGGGTTGTTGGCGCAGAGAAAGCTGGCGCAGCTAGCGGGTGAGTCCATCCGCGAATCCTCCCTGCGCAATGCGATGCTGGTGGAAACCGTACAGGGCATGGAGGATATCAAGTCCATGCAGGCAGAGCAGAGATTTCAGCAGCAGTGGAATCACTACAATGCGGTAACGGCCGAGTCCAATCTTCGGCTTCGGGGTTTGATCGGGAGGCTGGTTACATGGACACACAATGTCCAGTCCAGTGTATTTGCGTTTATCGTGCTGTTCGGCGCACCGATGGTGATGGCCGGGGATATGACAACCGGCTCGCTTGTGGCCGCATCTATTCTCGGCTCCCGTATGATGGCACCGATGTCTCAGATTACCCAGGTATTGAGCCGTTGGCAGCAGGCCAAATATGCGCTTAAAGGCCTCGACAACATCATGCAGCTCCCGGTGGACCACGCCGAGGGCAGCAAGCGGGTACACCTTTCTTCCATATCCGGCAACTACCAGCTGCGCCAGGCATCGTTCAAGTATGGTGCGGACTGCGAAATTCCAGCACTTTCCGTAGAGAAACTGGAAATACACGCTGGGGAAAAGATTGCGATTCTTGGCCGAAACGGTGCAGGAAAGTCCACTTTGCTGCAGGCTCTGTCTGGAATGCTTGAGCCCGCCTCTGGAGAAGTGATCCTCGATGGCGTAAGCCTTGCACATATTGACCCTGCCGATGTCCGCCGCGATATCGGCTTGCTGACCCAAAATGCGAACCTTTTTCATGGGACCTTGCGTGAGAACGTTACCCTGGGTGCACCCGGGGCAACAGACAAGGAAATCATCGCGGCCCTGGACATGTCTGGCGCACTTGAGTTTATACGCAAACTACCGAAGGGTATGGATCACGTGGTACTGGAAGGTGGTTTGGGACTTTCCGGTGGCCAACGGCAGTCTTTGCTGCTTGCACGGCTGTTTATCCGCAACCCCAGTATTGTACTGCTGGATGAGCCGACCGCATCTCTGGATGACCTGACCGAAAAGCGCTTCATCAGCAAGCTGGAACAGTGGCTGGTTGGACGAACACTCATCATTGCGACCCATCGCACCAGCACTCTGAAACTCGCTGACCGAATTTTGGTAATTGATAGCGGCAAGCTGCTCCTTGATGAGCCGAAGGAGGCTGCGCTGCAGACGCTGTCACGGGGAACCGCGCAGCAGAGCCAGGAGCAAGGTGTGGAAAAGCTGGCGGATAGCGAGCAGGTGAGCTGA
- a CDS encoding HlyD family efflux transporter periplasmic adaptor subunit has protein sequence MEREVSTTDTQESAISRRPDQSSQAANVAILEADFHNAGAHYSEDSDDAELSRSGRVVWIFFLLLVSLVTWSYFAKVDEVSKGAGKVIPTSRAQIVQSLEGGILAQLNVTEGDIVTPGQVLAQLDPTKVRSNVQESEARYRAALASAARLSAEVNGTPLRFPEELTKYEDLIAKERRLFQTRQKSLRDSLISLEESRDLIESELSITRDLVKSGAASNVEVLRLSRQKSELDLKIKDVRSEYMVRAREELAGVSAEVSALTSVIEGRADSLTRLTLKSPVRGIVKDIEVTTIGGVIPPNGRLMEIVPLDDRLLIEAKISPRDIAFIHPGQEAKVKITAYDYSVYGGLDGKVTTISPDTIQDETRPGEYFYHVLILTESHALINRAGKEFPIVPGMVASVDVKTGSKTVFDYLVKPFNQAGEALRER, from the coding sequence ATGGAAAGAGAAGTTTCTACCACGGATACCCAGGAATCGGCGATCAGCCGACGCCCGGATCAGTCTTCCCAGGCCGCCAATGTAGCCATTCTGGAAGCTGACTTTCACAATGCCGGCGCCCACTACAGCGAAGACTCTGACGATGCTGAGCTTTCCCGCTCTGGTCGGGTAGTCTGGATCTTCTTTCTGTTGCTGGTCAGCCTCGTGACCTGGTCCTACTTCGCTAAGGTCGATGAGGTCTCCAAGGGCGCGGGCAAGGTAATCCCGACCTCGCGTGCCCAGATTGTCCAGTCACTTGAGGGCGGAATCCTGGCGCAATTGAATGTGACGGAAGGGGATATCGTGACGCCCGGCCAGGTGCTCGCACAACTGGACCCGACAAAAGTACGCTCGAATGTACAGGAAAGTGAGGCACGCTACCGTGCGGCTCTGGCAAGCGCCGCGCGGCTCAGTGCCGAAGTTAACGGCACGCCGCTACGCTTCCCGGAAGAATTGACCAAGTATGAGGACCTTATTGCCAAAGAGCGGAGATTGTTCCAGACGCGGCAAAAAAGTCTACGAGATTCCCTGATTAGCCTGGAGGAGTCGCGGGACCTGATTGAAAGCGAGTTGTCGATAACACGCGACCTGGTTAAGTCGGGTGCCGCAAGTAACGTTGAAGTATTGCGACTTAGCCGGCAGAAATCCGAGCTGGATCTGAAAATAAAGGATGTGCGTTCAGAATACATGGTGCGCGCACGGGAAGAGCTGGCCGGTGTCAGTGCGGAGGTTTCAGCACTGACTTCCGTGATAGAAGGACGTGCAGATTCTCTAACCCGGCTTACCCTAAAGTCACCGGTACGTGGAATCGTGAAAGATATCGAAGTTACCACGATCGGTGGTGTGATTCCTCCGAACGGCCGCTTGATGGAGATAGTCCCGCTGGATGACCGGCTCCTTATCGAGGCAAAGATTTCTCCGCGGGACATTGCATTCATTCACCCAGGGCAGGAAGCCAAAGTCAAGATTACCGCATACGACTACTCCGTATACGGAGGACTGGATGGCAAAGTCACCACGATTTCTCCTGACACGATCCAGGACGAAACCCGACCCGGGGAATATTTTTACCATGTGCTCATCCTGACGGAGTCACATGCGCTGATAAATCGTGCGGGCAAGGAGTTTCCGATTGTCCCCGGTATGGTGGCTAGTGTGGACGTTAAAACCGGTTCAAAAACGGTGTTTGATTATCTGGTTAAGCCATTCAATCAGGCTGGGGAGGCGTTGCGAGAGCGCTGA
- a CDS encoding TIGR02466 family protein, whose amino-acid sequence MHTVRAAFSTPIFIRDMEDSEAFNERLAGIILDMEASTPGMKRSNIGSWDSKKDFLEWPFEEIRTLKKWIASGVKEVTLKATKNKFNPHTQDMLAHAWANVSRADSYRKIHNHEACTWSGVYYVKSDLVKERSVSSGNIEFLDPRMLCISAELPNSSFGSRVRVVPRAGRLVIFPNWLLHYVNPVEDDSLRICVAFNVKLETKTVRRRAGTMLPMFRQQENVRSQTVESAVEHTDDQIYERITGLEAAQKPRVPSNSD is encoded by the coding sequence ATGCATACCGTACGAGCAGCCTTCAGTACCCCGATTTTTATCCGGGACATGGAAGACTCCGAGGCATTCAACGAGCGACTGGCCGGCATCATCCTTGATATGGAAGCCAGTACACCCGGCATGAAACGCTCGAATATCGGCAGCTGGGATTCCAAAAAGGACTTCCTGGAATGGCCGTTTGAGGAGATTCGGACGCTCAAGAAATGGATTGCATCGGGGGTCAAGGAAGTGACTCTGAAAGCGACCAAGAACAAGTTCAACCCGCATACTCAGGATATGCTGGCGCATGCCTGGGCGAATGTTTCCCGGGCGGACAGCTATCGAAAAATTCATAATCACGAAGCATGTACCTGGTCGGGTGTCTACTATGTCAAGTCGGATCTGGTCAAGGAGAGAAGTGTCAGCAGTGGCAATATCGAGTTTCTCGATCCGCGCATGTTGTGCATTTCGGCAGAATTACCCAACAGCAGCTTCGGAAGCCGCGTGCGTGTGGTGCCGAGGGCCGGCCGGCTGGTAATTTTTCCAAACTGGTTACTGCACTATGTCAATCCTGTCGAGGATGACTCTCTGCGTATATGTGTTGCGTTCAACGTAAAGCTGGAAACCAAAACCGTAAGGCGCAGGGCCGGAACCATGCTGCCGATGTTCCGGCAGCAGGAAAATGTGCGGTCCCAGACAGTAGAGAGTGCGGTGGAGCACACGGACGACCAGATCTACGAGCGTATCACGGGGTTAGAGGCTGCGCAGAAGCCGCGTGTCCCGAGTAATTCTGACTGA
- a CDS encoding acylphosphatase, which produces MPEKLPVDRVIRESEENDYSDSKFLNSRDDIGTQLLCDAAARQGLEVHYHRRLIFEVFNDKQRVVFRQNSPGNSAVYTYCARQKQIAKNILARGGVPVPTGGMFERYGSALRYFKEADTAVTVKPNDGSSGSGVSSSVTNETEFEKAWEFARKYSRNIIVEQNIYGEDIRVIVIGGKAEAAYVRIPAHVVGDGKSSIRELVEYKNSLRMKNPSLRLDLIRRFDLLERNQTSLDLVPAVGEKVQLTTVANASAGGETVQIFDYLSQDILAVAEKAALCFPGLVQVGVDLIYTGTSNLDTETIAPAYVIEVNSNPGICDAVFPCYGRAIDIPEKLLSHVFASGTVNQQVQSPLAIDLASPYRYQEFDRAFRRGIHRQVDLIVQAAYARNLELESFSDTVFTLRSARSRCMFHGGIPEGVRMVSRKITRNRSWMADILPRSDGFDPKTTPSLRKFRLLVVGRKLVSALHIQPGEPGKGAVRAEVSDLVSPSVLPILERTLSAIFDPPLAGIEILAEDISADMQSQNWSVQDAVCNPFLGWHQFPERGVGRDVSSALIQELFPDVTDSEVPVEGVRLVIKGNVQGVGFRGWLKLMAIRHSVSGWVKNLPDGSVEAVLEGSPAGISALEKLCHKGPDAATVESVAREAGSCTGRLAFTAMA; this is translated from the coding sequence ATGCCTGAAAAATTGCCAGTAGATCGTGTCATACGGGAGTCGGAAGAAAATGATTACTCTGATTCCAAATTCCTGAATAGCCGGGATGACATCGGTACTCAGTTGCTGTGTGATGCGGCGGCGCGTCAAGGACTTGAGGTCCACTATCACAGGCGCCTGATCTTTGAGGTATTCAATGACAAGCAGCGTGTCGTTTTTCGACAGAATTCACCCGGGAACTCCGCGGTTTATACCTACTGCGCGCGCCAGAAGCAGATTGCCAAGAACATTTTGGCAAGAGGCGGGGTGCCAGTACCGACCGGCGGGATGTTTGAACGCTACGGTAGCGCGTTACGTTATTTCAAGGAAGCGGATACAGCGGTTACCGTAAAGCCGAATGACGGTTCTTCTGGTTCAGGCGTCAGTAGCAGTGTGACCAATGAAACTGAATTCGAAAAGGCATGGGAGTTCGCCAGAAAATATAGCCGCAATATTATCGTTGAGCAGAATATCTATGGTGAAGATATTCGGGTGATCGTGATAGGGGGAAAGGCGGAGGCAGCCTATGTGCGAATTCCTGCTCACGTTGTTGGAGATGGCAAAAGCAGTATTCGGGAACTTGTCGAATATAAAAATTCGTTGAGAATGAAAAATCCCAGTTTGCGTCTGGACTTGATTCGTCGGTTCGATTTACTGGAAAGAAACCAGACTTCCCTCGACTTAGTGCCCGCCGTTGGCGAGAAGGTGCAACTCACCACTGTGGCTAATGCATCTGCGGGTGGCGAGACGGTACAGATCTTTGATTATTTAAGCCAGGATATTCTTGCCGTGGCCGAGAAGGCTGCACTGTGCTTTCCGGGCCTTGTACAGGTCGGTGTTGACCTGATCTATACGGGTACATCTAATCTCGATACGGAAACAATAGCGCCTGCTTACGTGATCGAAGTGAATTCCAATCCCGGAATCTGTGATGCGGTATTTCCCTGCTATGGGAGGGCGATCGATATCCCGGAAAAACTCCTTTCCCATGTATTTGCTTCCGGCACGGTAAACCAGCAGGTTCAGTCTCCCCTGGCAATCGACCTTGCCAGTCCTTATCGATATCAGGAATTCGATCGGGCCTTCCGGCGCGGTATTCACCGGCAGGTAGATTTGATCGTGCAGGCGGCCTACGCCAGGAATCTTGAGCTGGAATCCTTTTCAGACACAGTGTTTACACTCCGTTCTGCTCGGTCGCGATGTATGTTTCACGGCGGTATTCCGGAAGGCGTGCGCATGGTAAGCCGAAAGATTACCCGCAATCGCAGCTGGATGGCGGATATCCTGCCCCGTAGCGATGGCTTTGACCCGAAAACAACGCCAAGCCTCAGGAAGTTTCGGCTGCTGGTCGTGGGGCGGAAGCTGGTCTCGGCTCTGCATATTCAGCCGGGTGAGCCGGGAAAGGGGGCCGTACGCGCGGAAGTGAGTGACCTGGTCAGCCCCAGCGTATTGCCGATCCTGGAAAGGACTCTCTCGGCAATATTTGACCCGCCGCTGGCGGGAATAGAGATACTCGCAGAAGACATCTCCGCGGATATGCAAAGCCAAAATTGGTCAGTTCAGGATGCGGTGTGCAACCCATTTCTGGGCTGGCACCAGTTTCCCGAGCGCGGAGTGGGCAGAGATGTTTCTTCGGCATTGATCCAGGAATTGTTTCCCGATGTGACCGATAGTGAGGTGCCTGTCGAGGGGGTAAGGCTTGTTATTAAAGGCAACGTTCAGGGCGTTGGATTCCGAGGCTGGCTCAAGCTCATGGCAATCCGTCACAGTGTCAGCGGTTGGGTCAAGAACCTGCCCGATGGCTCTGTCGAGGCGGTGCTGGAGGGTAGCCCGGCGGGAATTTCTGCGCTGGAGAAACTGTGTCACAAAGGGCCCGACGCAGCCACGGTAGAGTCTGTCGCCAGGGAGGCGGGCAGTTGCACCGGCCGTCTCGCGTTTACCGCGATGGCGTGA
- a CDS encoding transglutaminase-like domain-containing protein, translating into MVRQCIAFLMLMAGLAGDTFADSSGKGTTVTLEAEITVNNDTDTPIEGYVHRVAVPVEGHMQQKLLGIRHDDVARFERKSFKHEAGDYVELEWDIPANTTSTKIVYFDLLVKSYQFSQGARNTERGLQGARARQAPDSIYVKPAKYIESEDDEIVRLAHHIQRSFSDPEAQLRAAFLTPQQMIQYRRQSTRGALYAVSARQGDCTEYAALFVALARAMGFPARMTSEFLFTEHREFSQPNHHAAEVYLNGRWIPVDANLALDPKFGYGFGSGAHSKIVLNRNSVWVWSNLWPRGVSKRPGKVDVDMQWTIRDVRRK; encoded by the coding sequence ATGGTTCGACAATGTATAGCGTTCCTGATGCTAATGGCAGGACTCGCAGGTGACACTTTTGCCGATTCCAGTGGAAAAGGCACCACCGTGACACTCGAGGCAGAAATCACGGTAAACAATGATACGGACACACCTATCGAGGGATACGTGCATCGGGTAGCTGTGCCCGTCGAAGGCCATATGCAGCAGAAGCTGTTGGGTATCCGTCACGACGACGTTGCCCGGTTTGAACGAAAGTCGTTCAAACACGAAGCCGGCGACTACGTAGAGCTGGAATGGGATATCCCTGCCAACACCACCTCGACGAAGATCGTGTATTTCGATCTACTGGTCAAATCGTATCAATTTTCACAAGGCGCACGGAATACGGAGCGGGGCCTGCAGGGTGCGCGAGCTAGACAAGCCCCGGATTCGATTTATGTGAAACCCGCGAAGTATATCGAATCGGAGGACGACGAGATCGTCAGGCTGGCTCATCATATCCAGCGCAGTTTTTCTGATCCGGAGGCGCAGCTTCGCGCGGCTTTTCTTACTCCCCAGCAAATGATTCAATACCGTCGTCAGTCCACCCGTGGGGCCCTTTACGCAGTTTCAGCCCGTCAGGGCGACTGTACCGAGTATGCAGCGCTATTTGTCGCGCTTGCCCGCGCCATGGGGTTCCCGGCCCGCATGACATCGGAATTCCTGTTTACCGAGCACCGCGAATTCTCCCAGCCTAATCATCACGCGGCAGAAGTCTACCTGAATGGACGCTGGATACCTGTGGATGCCAACTTGGCACTGGATCCGAAGTTCGGCTACGGATTTGGCTCGGGTGCGCATAGCAAGATTGTCCTGAACCGAAATTCGGTCTGGGTGTGGTCCAATCTTTGGCCTCGCGGGGTAAGTAAGCGTCCAGGTAAGGTTGATGTAGATATGCAATGGACTATCCGCGACGTGCGGAGGAAATAG